One stretch of Prunus persica cultivar Lovell chromosome G1, Prunus_persica_NCBIv2, whole genome shotgun sequence DNA includes these proteins:
- the LOC109947501 gene encoding protein FAR1-RELATED SEQUENCE 5-like encodes MSGGSESDDCVTANGRVYILEVRNEETPAVGMKFDLLDLVYNFYNRYAFLAGFGIRLHSSFWGGNKKEILRKEFVCCKQGEYRRDETRERKRQRGISRCNCKAKIVVVKTNGSKKYTISLFAEGHNHKMTPSERMHLLRSHRHSSDSTKVLTKQLGSVNILIHQKETTESFIWMFEEFKKAMPSGGPKTIITDQDAAMTRAISIPFPTTFHRLCILHITSKFSVKLPHSAYKEYWREFQKAVWDTDNKDKFVTKWNIVVTKAGLTDHPWLSSMFDLRESWVPAYAQQFFAAGMSSSQRVEGSHGFFKQYISRRNSLMDFIIRFERALSHQRQKETSPSNNDESTPIDRSDPLFYEFDTMHGPTE; translated from the exons ATGTCTGGGGGCTCAGAGAGTGATGACTGTGTAACAGCTAATGGGAGGGTTTACATTCTTGAAGtaagaaatgaggaaacaCCAGCAGTTGGGATGAAGTTCGACTTGCTTGACCtcgtttacaatttctataatagATATGCATTCTTGGCTGGCTTTGGTATTCGACTTCATTCCAGCTTTTGGGGGGgaaataagaaagagattttgaggaaagaatttgtatgttgcAAACAAGGTGAATACAGGAGAGATGAAACtcgggagagaaaaagacagCGGGGAATAAGTAGATGCAATTGCAAAGCTAAGATTGTGGTTGTGAAGACAAATGGGAGCAAGAAGTATACCATCTCTCTTTTTGCAGAGGGACACAATCATAAGATGACACCCTcagaaagaatgcatttattgAGATCACACCGTCATAGTTCAGATTCTACAAAAGTACTCACAAAACAGTTGGGTTCGGTTAATATTCTCATTCATCAGAAG GAAACGACTGAGTCGTTTATTTGGATGTTTGAGGAGTTTAAGAAAGCCATGCCAAGTGGCGGACCTAAAACGATCATTACAGATCAAGATGCGGCAATGACCAGAGCGATTTCAATACCCTTCCCGACTACATTTCATCGACTTTGCATATTGCACATCACATCAAAGTTCTCTGTTAAGTTACCACATTCTGCTTATAAGGAGTATTGGCGTGAATTTCAGAAAGCCGTATGGGATACTGACAATAAGGATAAGTTTGTTAcaaaatggaatattgtggTTACAAAGGCTGGTTTGACTGACCATCCATGGCTAAGttcaatgtttgatttaaGAGAATCTTGGGTTCCAGCCTACGCACAACAATTTTTTGCCGCTGGAATGTCAAGCAGCCAAAGAGTGGAAGGTTctcatggttttttcaagcaataCATATCAAGGAGAAATTCGTTGATGGATTTCATAATACGATTTGAGAGGGCACTTTCTCATCAACGTCAAAAAGA GACATCACCGTCGAACAATGACGAATCAACTCCAATAGATCGTAGTGACCCATTATTCTATGAATTTGACACGATGCACGGACCAACTGAATGA